TCCGGGTAATCTTTCCCTGTTTTCACTTATTTTTATTGTCTGGTGAATCGCTTCTTCGATCTTCTCCCTCACCAGTACTGTATCTATTTTTCCGGGAGAACCCGAGATCATTTGAGAAACAGAGAGATAGGCTTTAAGTAACCTGTAAAGCTCGTTGTATTCATCTCCCGAAAGCTCGCCGATCCCCATATTCCTGTTTCTGATATTGTGCTCGAAGTAGGACACCGATGGCACAACAAGATAATCGTAAGAGAGCTTTAGGTACACTTCTTTTAATGCCTCATAGATCTCCCTTCCACTCAAAAAACCAAACCCCTTTGAAATGGCAGCCCTACGTCCTGAATATCTTCTGTACTGACTTAGAAGCTCACTGATCCTGCCCAGCTGCTCGTATGCTTCTATGCGGTTCTCCGGAGTTTTCATGGCTGCAGATATTTCTTCTCTTGTCTGCTGATGAAGTTCAGCCACTCTTTGGTAGGATGAAAGCAGATACCAAAACGACAACGAGCATACAAGTGTTATGATGGCAGCTACGGACCAGTACCTTATAGTCTGTTTGCGGGAAAACCGCTGTGTTCTTCTGATTTGCTGTGTACCGGAAGAGAAAATTTCCTCAAAAAGTCTGGTGAGGAAAAAAGACTTAACCTGTTTTCTGTTACTGGACTTGGTATTATTTTCTTTTGGTGCAGCCATTCTGTTTGGGTTAAGCGGATGATTGACAATAGTTTTGCTCAGGTCTGATACCTGCGGTAATGATTCGTTGTCGGAGTCGCCGCCGGAGATTTCGATTGTTTTACAACTTACAAAATAGAAACCTCTGAATACAGGTTTTCCTTCAAATGCACTTTCCTTGAAAAGCTCTGCCACAAAAGAAGTTATCTTAGATTCCAAACCTTCAAACTGAATAACAAATCTACAGATATTTCTGCGGTTATCCTCCTTTTTCTCTTTGGATAACCTTTTCAGACGCAGTGCTTTCAACGAATCGTTAAGAAGATCAAACTCCTGTTTGAGAACCTTTGCAGCTGGCTGAGATTGCTGAGTTTGGTTAAAAGTAGCTCCAAGTACATGTTCAGACCAGTTAACAGAAGCATCATTGAAAAACTGGTAAAATCCACCAATTTCATCAGCTTTACTGAAAACGCAAAACACAGGTAATTCCATGCCCCAAAAAGCTATAAGCTCATCAAGTTTCCTTCTCAATCTACCCGCCAGCGCTTTTACATATTCATTATCTCCGGCGAGAAATTCATCTACACTTACAACACAGATGATTCCATCTACAGGACGTTCCGAGCGGCACTCAGACAAGGATTGATACACAGCTTTGAACATATCAGAGGAATCATCTTCCAGATGTCTCCCCGGCATTTCAAGGTAAACTGCTTTGTTCCCGAAAAACCACTTCATGCCCGAGACCGTGTCTCCATCCCTGTCCTCGGGGTACTTAAGGGGGAAATCCACTTGTCCACCTGTAAATAGTGATTTTTTACCACAATTCTCCGGCCCCATCATCAGGAACCATGGATTTCCATATATTGCGCTGCTTTTAAATATGTTACTGCGTTTAATGGAGTCAGCATAGCGACTGCTGGCAACCCGGAACTCTTTTGTAATTCTTGAAAGCATCTCAGTATTCTGGCCAAAAGCCTGTGATTTCTTTGATGCTTTTTTCTTTCTTTTTTTTCTAAATATTGCCATAAAAAATTCAATTCCTCAGTTAACAAACAACAGCCTGCTCTCCAAACTCAATCACTACATCTCCAGTTTCGTCAATATCGATCACTACCTTTCTCTCTTCTGATTCGCCTTCTTCTATTCCCACATTGGAGAGTATGTGGTCAGAAATCGCCGGCAAGAGCACACTGTTTATCACAGCATCGATATTCCTTGCTCCGGCTTCAGCTGCACAACACCTGTTTGCAATAAACTTCACCACATCATCACTGTATGAGCAGGACATGGAATGGTTCTCCATCAAACGAGTCTCTATCTTTCCAAGCTTCATCCTAATCACTGAATCTAAAACCTCGGGGGTCAGTGACATGAATGGGATAATGTTGCATCTTGCAAGCAGCGCAGCCCCAAAGTGCTCAGTCAATTCTGGGCGAACCATTTCGATCAACATTGACTGATCACTGATCTGCTGAGTTTGAGCCTGGAGAATAGTTTCAGAACCGAGATTGGAAGTCATGAGGATAACAGTATTTCTGAAATTTATGTCGCGTCCTTCACCATCTCTCATAAATCCTTTGTCAAAAACCTGGTAGAACATATTGAGAATATCTTTATGAGCTTTTTCCACCTCATCAAGGATTACAATGGAATAGGGTTTCTGTCTTACCGCTTCTGTTAAAATGCCGCCTTCACCATAACCCACATACCCAGGAGGCGAACCCTTGAGCTGAGAGACAGTATGTTTTTCCTGATATTCGGACATATTTATTACAGTGCTGAATTTTTCACCACCAAACAGAGTTTCTGCCAAAGCAAGAGCACACTCTGTTTTACCCACTCCGGAAGGTCCTGTGCAGAGAAATACTCCTAAGGGAGCGTCGGGGTTTTTCATCCCAACTTTGGAACTTCTTATGGCAGAGGCAATCTCAGAAATGGCGCAATCCTGCCCTTTTACCTTTTCTGAAAGTTTCTGCTCAAGTTTAAGCAGTACTTTTGCTTCATCTTTCATTATCGACCCGACAGGAATACCGGTCCAGTCTGCAATAACCTTAGCACAGATATCACCAGAGACATGTGAATACACCAATGGATTTTCTCCCGCGATCGACTCGAGTTCTCTGTTTTTACTCTCCAGTAATAACTGTATTTCTTTAGACTGCTCAGAATCCCTTCCGGCATCTCTTGCTTTTTGGTGGAGTTCGACAATCTCCTCTACACATGCCCGTTCCTTTTCCCACTTTTGCATCAAGTTGTCAACGTCTTGAGATATAGTCTGAGTTAACGAATCCAAACGTTCGATTTCGTTTTGATCGATTTCGATTCCTGCGGCAGAGTCATTTTTTATGGTTTGCAGAGCTCTGTGGATATCTGCCAGTTTCTTTTTCTTTGATTCGATACAGGATGGAGTTGTTGTTCGGCTCATTTTTACTCTGGTAGAGGCGGTATCAAGTATATCTACAGCCTTGTCGGGTAATTGTCTTCCGGATATAAATCTCTTAGAGAAGTGAACAGCTGCCTTTATCCCCTCTTCACTTATATGCACACCGTGGTGTTTTTCATATGTCGGGGCGATACCACGCAGCATTGCACATGCTTTTTCTTCATCAGGCTCTTCCACTTTGACAAGCTGAAAACGTCGGGTAAGTGCGGGATCTTTTTCGAAATATTTACGGTATTCAAGCCAGGTTGTCGCTGCACAGGTTCTCAGTTCACCGCGGGCCAGCGCTGGTTTAAGAAGGTTTGCAGCATCCCCCACGCCTGCTGAGCCTCCGGCACCGATAAGCGTATGTGCCTCGTCAATAAACAATATAATCCTGCCACCACTCTTTTTGGCTATATCGATAACTTCCTTAAGCCTTTTTTCAAACTCTCCCTTTACACTTGCTCCAGCCTGAAGAAGTCCAAGGTCCAGTTCCCAGACCTCAACATCTTTTAACGAATCTGGTACATCGGTGGAAACAATCTGCTGGGCAAGTCCTTCAATGATCGCAGTTTTTCCTACCCCTGCATCACCAACCAAAATGGGATTATTTTTCCTTCTCCGGCTCAGGATATCAACAACCTGAAATATTTCACTGTCTCTGCCAAGAATGGGATCAATTTTCCCCTCACGGGCTTCAAGTGTAAGATTTTTGCAATATTTTTTCAGTATCTCATTATTGCCAGCTTCCTGCCCCTGTGCATTCGTGGAAGATTCCTGACAGCTCTCTGAGGAACCGTCAATTATTTCGAGGAGATCCTTCTTGAGGACATTTTCATCTATTTCATTCAATATACCGGCTACCGGAGATATTGAGCGGGTTATATCTTCGTAAGCTGCAGTAAACACCACACCCGACCTTATCTTCTCACATCCATACCTCAGAGTACCAATACTCCATGATTTTTCAAGTAAACTTACAAGTGAAGGGGAGAATGTGGGCTTTGAACTGCTTCCGGTAGGAAAATTTTCTATTTCCAGTACTAACATTTTTTTCAGTCTTGCAATATCAATTCCGAAATGTCGACAGATAAGGGCAATATCATTGTCCACACTATCAGTAAGCGCATAAAAAAGGTGTTCATACGTGAGCTCATAATTTTGCTTGTTTACACAGCTTCCAACAGAACTCTGAAACGCTTTTTGACAATGATCATTTAATTTATCAAGAATTATACGAATGTCAGACACTACCATCTTTTTCACTCCTTGTTTTTTATACAGGTCTTTACCTTTATTACTTGCATATAAAAAAGATTATTATTCAGCATTCAAATGTAATTGCACATTGTTCTTCTTTGTTGAGATTTTCCCCGCAACTTGAGCAAATACCCAGTGCAGAATTGTCTTCACCCAGTATAACCGGGATAAGATTTGCAGGTGTAAAATTAAGCTGTATATCAAATTCCAGCGGTTCGGAAGTGAACAGCGGAACAATTTCTGTGATTTTTTCCACGTTTGGAGAATTTGGAAGAAAAGATCCGACATCATCTTTGCTTTCCAGATCAATAATGATTCGAATTTTTCCCGAGCGATCATACACCCTCTCCCCAATCATCGCCTCAGAGCCCAATACCAGATTTATTCCAAGCTGATTTTCACTCTCAACTCTGGCCCACCTTCCAACCCACTGCTCCACTCTCACATTTACACCCTGTAATATATCGCTTAATATTTCTTCCAGTGCATATGAATTGTGATTTACCCCTGAAAACAGTCCAGCGTACGCTAAGAGGGAGGGTGCCTTTTGGTCTTTGAGGTCCAAACCGGCAAGTGAAGCCAGGCAGGTATAAATATCAGAAGTGTGACTC
This is a stretch of genomic DNA from Chitinispirillum alkaliphilum. It encodes these proteins:
- a CDS encoding type VI secretion system ATPase, ClpV1 family, giving the protein MVVSDIRIILDKLNDHCQKAFQSSVGSCVNKQNYELTYEHLFYALTDSVDNDIALICRHFGIDIARLKKMLVLEIENFPTGSSSKPTFSPSLVSLLEKSWSIGTLRYGCEKIRSGVVFTAAYEDITRSISPVAGILNEIDENVLKKDLLEIIDGSSESCQESSTNAQGQEAGNNEILKKYCKNLTLEAREGKIDPILGRDSEIFQVVDILSRRRKNNPILVGDAGVGKTAIIEGLAQQIVSTDVPDSLKDVEVWELDLGLLQAGASVKGEFEKRLKEVIDIAKKSGGRIILFIDEAHTLIGAGGSAGVGDAANLLKPALARGELRTCAATTWLEYRKYFEKDPALTRRFQLVKVEEPDEEKACAMLRGIAPTYEKHHGVHISEEGIKAAVHFSKRFISGRQLPDKAVDILDTASTRVKMSRTTTPSCIESKKKKLADIHRALQTIKNDSAAGIEIDQNEIERLDSLTQTISQDVDNLMQKWEKERACVEEIVELHQKARDAGRDSEQSKEIQLLLESKNRELESIAGENPLVYSHVSGDICAKVIADWTGIPVGSIMKDEAKVLLKLEQKLSEKVKGQDCAISEIASAIRSSKVGMKNPDAPLGVFLCTGPSGVGKTECALALAETLFGGEKFSTVINMSEYQEKHTVSQLKGSPPGYVGYGEGGILTEAVRQKPYSIVILDEVEKAHKDILNMFYQVFDKGFMRDGEGRDINFRNTVILMTSNLGSETILQAQTQQISDQSMLIEMVRPELTEHFGAALLARCNIIPFMSLTPEVLDSVIRMKLGKIETRLMENHSMSCSYSDDVVKFIANRCCAAEAGARNIDAVINSVLLPAISDHILSNVGIEEGESEERKVVIDIDETGDVVIEFGEQAVVC
- a CDS encoding type VI secretion system protein ImpH/VasB, translating into MSDLIELLKERCMEFDFFQAVTLLEEYFGTEECREKETLHEKFHLRFWADTGITFPSSDIHHIESDSDRAVEFYLSFMGLLGISSPLPHYFTEYGATQRDGSEALVDFLNIFDHRFYTLFYAAWKKYRLLHTTKWSHTSDIYTCLASLAGLDLKDQKAPSLLAYAGLFSGVNHNSYALEEILSDILQGVNVRVEQWVGRWARVESENQLGINLVLGSEAMIGERVYDRSGKIRIIIDLESKDDVGSFLPNSPNVEKITEIVPLFTSEPLEFDIQLNFTPANLIPVILGEDNSALGICSSCGENLNKEEQCAITFEC
- a CDS encoding type VI secretion system protein ImpL; protein product: MAIFRKKRKKKASKKSQAFGQNTEMLSRITKEFRVASSRYADSIKRSNIFKSSAIYGNPWFLMMGPENCGKKSLFTGGQVDFPLKYPEDRDGDTVSGMKWFFGNKAVYLEMPGRHLEDDSSDMFKAVYQSLSECRSERPVDGIICVVSVDEFLAGDNEYVKALAGRLRRKLDELIAFWGMELPVFCVFSKADEIGGFYQFFNDASVNWSEHVLGATFNQTQQSQPAAKVLKQEFDLLNDSLKALRLKRLSKEKKEDNRRNICRFVIQFEGLESKITSFVAELFKESAFEGKPVFRGFYFVSCKTIEISGGDSDNESLPQVSDLSKTIVNHPLNPNRMAAPKENNTKSSNRKQVKSFFLTRLFEEIFSSGTQQIRRTQRFSRKQTIRYWSVAAIITLVCSLSFWYLLSSYQRVAELHQQTREEISAAMKTPENRIEAYEQLGRISELLSQYRRYSGRRAAISKGFGFLSGREIYEALKEVYLKLSYDYLVVPSVSYFEHNIRNRNMGIGELSGDEYNELYRLLKAYLSVSQMISGSPGKIDTVLVREKIEEAIHQTIKISENRERLPGHLENIISVNAGIYCQYLLAGEMPLYQQDNMLVRNAQHRLSRLPDAKTLFESMRNRLLTQVPVLSIGDLSGAGGDGILTSSRNVSRIYTQEGWDRFVADEIETIIQDPFRVDWVLGLRNQQTENVAFDKNRMRTEIIELYLQDVTDKWLGFLSSVNIETTSDVTRMGRMLQRLSADNSELAVLLNNVISLSTIDVTREADGALGAVKAIAKNKADDITANHSRLGRFGAGDRAAQQTNALDPLVSFVNSRGRLGGLNGYSQELSRLAEALLECSKQSSSVLNNFDGKSNDPLLSAWTLTQNITGSMPERIAASVRPVLTKPIEMSGAAVERLIIRELNQKWQNDIAGFFTNNLSGKYPFSRSENEVPFDEVMNFFRPNTGLFWSFVSQNLGPYLKKENNAWSSQPVGVVNLTFNDEFFSAMRSAEVVTSTFFNRDGTLRNQTLTIQPLPQNRFQGSMFVGDHKYNLDRGNRIRLQWPFRDPAQDVKLEIHVNDNFNTEIQYSGPWGIFRLFEASRVNVMNNTTFVATWERNIQNVMMVQYGCQVQVAGTSHPFARSVFTSFNCPVEIF